From the genome of Malus sylvestris chromosome 6, drMalSylv7.2, whole genome shotgun sequence, one region includes:
- the LOC126625477 gene encoding expansin-A7-like, whose protein sequence is MSRMVGVIGPNRKTIVLVAKHQRLRAAIRSSLSMVISMVESLMVSWMPRASHSLPKNFSICMTQAAQFVLVKGGACGYGYACGTCYQIKCYGASACFRNVKFTTVTATNLCPPNWSKDSNAGNPPRTHFDMAKPAFMKIAQWKAGIVPIMYRRVPCMRSGGLRFSFQGNGYWLLVYVMNAAGGGDIASMWVKGTRSGWIKMSHNWGASYQAFATLKGQALSFRLTSYTSKETIFAWNVATSNWNVGLTYKSNSNFH, encoded by the exons ATGTCGAGGATGGTGGGGGTGATAGGGCCAAACCGAAAGACCATAGTGTTGGTGGCCAAGCACCAGAGGCTTAGAGCTGCCATAAGGAGTTCTTTATCCATGGTAATCTCCATGGTCGAAAGCTTAATGGTGTCGTGGATGCCGAGAGCCTCCCACTCTTTACCAAAGAATTTTTCCATCTGTATGACCCAGGCCGCCCAGTTCGTGTTGGTCAAAG GAGGAGCTTGCGGTTATGGATATGCTTGCGGAACGTGTTACCAGATAAAATGTTACGGGGCAAGTGCATGCTTTAGAAATGTTAAATTCACCACTGTCACCGCCACCAACCTTTGTCCGCCAAACTGGTCCAAGGACTCCAATGCCGGCAACCCTCCTCGCACACACTTTGACATGGCCAAACCTGCCTTCATGAAAATTGCTCAGTGGAAGGCCGGCATTGTTCCCATCATGTACCGCAG AGTTCCATGCATGAGGTCGGGCGGGCTTCGATTCTCTTTCCAAGGAAACGGATACTGGTTGCTGGTATATGTGATGAATGCAGCAGGAGGAGGTGACATTGCAAGCATGTGGGTGAAGGGAACCAGATCAGGGTGGATAAAAATGAGCCATAACTGGGGAGCCTCGTACCAGGCATTTGCAACCTTGAAAGGTCAAGCTCTCTCTTTCAGGCTAACTTCCTACACAAGCAAAGAGACTATATTTGCATGGAATGTTGCTACTTCAAACTGGAATGTGGGTTTGACTTACAAATCAAATTCGAACTTCCATTGA
- the LOC126625109 gene encoding uncharacterized protein LOC126625109 isoform X2: MLTKTEAQKIQSARLLDLLIRDITFKAYDTRIKTGTLHTVNLPANFSGIFVDTARFRCGSLRRYGAQIKEFRLCTGVSVHPCAERVMVVRQNLGYNWSSIYYANYNLSGYQLVSPILGLLAYNAGTDVNFSNPFELGIEAGEQPISIDFKDITRMSNEVGMRPFCASFEGDGKVILARETKPYICAAKRHGHFGLVINKPIPVQLRKRVSQWKVAVGSSVGSALGAFLLGLLLVAMLVKVKKHSRMVEMERRAYEEEALQVSMVGHVRAPTASGTRTTPTIEHEYIPPPH, from the exons A TGTTAACAAAAACTGAAGCTCAGAAGATCCAATCAGCCCGTCTTCTCGACCTTCTCATTCGAGACATCACCTTCAAGGCGTACGACACACGCATCAAGACAGGAACACTACACACTGTAAATTTACCGGCAAACTTCTCTGGCATCTTTGTTGATACAGCAAGGTTCAGATGTGGAAGTCTACGAAGGTACGGCGCGCAGATAAAAGAATTTCGTCTATGCACTGGTGTATCTGTGCATCCGTGTGCTGAGAGGGTCATGGTCGTTAGACAAAACTTGGGATATAATTGGTCTTCAATATATTATGCCAACTATAACCTATCTGGATATCAGCTTGTTTCTCCAATTTTAGGCCTCTTAGCATATAATGCCGGTACTGATGTGAACTTCAGCAACCCTTTTGAGCTTGGCATTGAAGCTGGAGAACAACCCATCAGCATTGACTTCAAAGACATCACAAGGATGAGCAACGAAGTGGGTATGAGGCCATTTTGTGCAAGTTTTGAAGGTGATGGCAAAGTGATATTGGCAAGGGAAACTAAACCTTACATTTGTGCTGCGAAAAGGCATGGACATTTCGGGTTGGTCATCAACAAACCTATTCCGGTGCAGTTGAGGAAGAGAGTGAGCCAGTGGAAAGTGGCGGTTGGAAGCTCGGTTGGATCTGCATTGGGTGCTTTTCTTTTGGGGCTGCTTCTGGTGGCAATGCTTGTGAAGGTGAAGAAGCATTCGAGGATGGTGGAGATGGAGAGAAGGGcttatgaagaggaagctttACAGGTATCAATGGTTGGACATGTAAGGGCTCCTACCGCATCGGGTACTCGAACAACGCCAACAATCGAGCATGAGTATATACCTCCTCCTCACTGA
- the LOC126625109 gene encoding uncharacterized protein LOC126625109 isoform X1 translates to MGSLFYLTLVVLSFICAVLTKTEAQKIQSARLLDLLIRDITFKAYDTRIKTGTLHTVNLPANFSGIFVDTARFRCGSLRRYGAQIKEFRLCTGVSVHPCAERVMVVRQNLGYNWSSIYYANYNLSGYQLVSPILGLLAYNAGTDVNFSNPFELGIEAGEQPISIDFKDITRMSNEVGMRPFCASFEGDGKVILARETKPYICAAKRHGHFGLVINKPIPVQLRKRVSQWKVAVGSSVGSALGAFLLGLLLVAMLVKVKKHSRMVEMERRAYEEEALQVSMVGHVRAPTASGTRTTPTIEHEYIPPPH, encoded by the coding sequence ATGGGCTCTCTCTTCTATCTCACATTGGTTGTTCTTTCATTCATATGTGCAGTGTTAACAAAAACTGAAGCTCAGAAGATCCAATCAGCCCGTCTTCTCGACCTTCTCATTCGAGACATCACCTTCAAGGCGTACGACACACGCATCAAGACAGGAACACTACACACTGTAAATTTACCGGCAAACTTCTCTGGCATCTTTGTTGATACAGCAAGGTTCAGATGTGGAAGTCTACGAAGGTACGGCGCGCAGATAAAAGAATTTCGTCTATGCACTGGTGTATCTGTGCATCCGTGTGCTGAGAGGGTCATGGTCGTTAGACAAAACTTGGGATATAATTGGTCTTCAATATATTATGCCAACTATAACCTATCTGGATATCAGCTTGTTTCTCCAATTTTAGGCCTCTTAGCATATAATGCCGGTACTGATGTGAACTTCAGCAACCCTTTTGAGCTTGGCATTGAAGCTGGAGAACAACCCATCAGCATTGACTTCAAAGACATCACAAGGATGAGCAACGAAGTGGGTATGAGGCCATTTTGTGCAAGTTTTGAAGGTGATGGCAAAGTGATATTGGCAAGGGAAACTAAACCTTACATTTGTGCTGCGAAAAGGCATGGACATTTCGGGTTGGTCATCAACAAACCTATTCCGGTGCAGTTGAGGAAGAGAGTGAGCCAGTGGAAAGTGGCGGTTGGAAGCTCGGTTGGATCTGCATTGGGTGCTTTTCTTTTGGGGCTGCTTCTGGTGGCAATGCTTGTGAAGGTGAAGAAGCATTCGAGGATGGTGGAGATGGAGAGAAGGGcttatgaagaggaagctttACAGGTATCAATGGTTGGACATGTAAGGGCTCCTACCGCATCGGGTACTCGAACAACGCCAACAATCGAGCATGAGTATATACCTCCTCCTCACTGA